From Sphingorhabdus sp. SMR4y:
GTTCACTGTCGTGTCGACGCCGGCGGACAGAAATGATCGTACCAGTCGCTCGGCTTCGTCCGCAGTACACTCGCCGCGATCCGCGGCCTCATACAAGGCCGCACCCCAGCCACCGGGCTTCAGATTCTCTCGCTTGCAGACCTCACCCACCCATTCGATCGCCGCTTCCTTGCCAGCATTGCCTTCTTCGAACACACGATTGCGAGGGCCAAAGGCGTTGAACACGATCGTTGCATAATCGATCAAATGCTCGCGCCCTTCGTCGGGCAGGCCGATCGTGTCGGGAAAGATCATCAGCGGAAAGGCTTCTGACAGATCAGAGACGGCGTCAAAGCGCCCTTTCGCGGCCAAAGACGCAACCAGTGCATCCGCCTTTTCCTGCCAGAGCGGACGCAGTTCCTTCAGCGCTTTTATCGAAACAATCTTGTTGACGATGGCCCGCGTCCGATCGTGCAACGGAGGGTCCGCCTCGAGCAGCAGCGACGGCGGACGGAACGGTTCTTCTTTCGAGAAATCGGCCAGACCAACTCCGCGCGAGGAACAGAATGTTTCATGATCGCGCAGCGCGCTTTGTACTTCATCAAAGCGGGCCATTGCATAGACGCCCAAAGATTCCAGCCATAGCACCGGACCGGCATCGCGCAGCGCGGCATGATAGGCATAGGGATCGGCGAGAAACTCTTCGGCGAACGGGTCTATGTCCATTTTGGTTATTTGATTTGACATCATGTTGTTGCCTCAAAGGTTGGTTTACGCGCAAACAGCAGTGCAGCGATGGCGGCAATTGCGATGA
This genomic window contains:
- a CDS encoding cytochrome P450 yields the protein MMSNQITKMDIDPFAEEFLADPYAYHAALRDAGPVLWLESLGVYAMARFDEVQSALRDHETFCSSRGVGLADFSKEEPFRPPSLLLEADPPLHDRTRAIVNKIVSIKALKELRPLWQEKADALVASLAAKGRFDAVSDLSEAFPLMIFPDTIGLPDEGREHLIDYATIVFNAFGPRNRVFEEGNAGKEAAIEWVGEVCKRENLKPGGWGAALYEAADRGECTADEAERLVRSFLSAGVDTTVNGIAHMALALAENPDEFQKLRENPKLALRAFEESLRWDSTVQTFFRTASKDTEVAGIHIPEGSKVLLFLASANRDPRKWDDPDQFRIDRNVSGHVGFGFGIHQCLGQMVARLEGELIGTALARQVSSIRLTGKPERRLNNTLHALASLPVEMTAA